TTAGGTATGCTGAAAAGCTCCAGTGTGGTGAATCTTAGGCAGGGATCCATGgagggggcttaagctctatttttaaggaagaggtggtcccatgaaaaaaatgttttttggctacgggattatttggaatcttttcctaaaaaataaaGCCCCTACTTTTTAATCTAAAGTGCAAAAATAGGCAAAAATAGAACTGgatttttttaggaaaatttttgaattttgtagTGTGGTTCAACGTAAAAATTTAAACTCCACAATTTAACAAAGCTAGTGGTGTcataaatataatatctttgtcttaaacaattaaaaataattCATTTCTCTCCAAAATTATTTTTTGATAGAAATTAAACTTAGATGTTGGACAAGTTTTTTTTGGAAAAGATTAATACTCgtgaaacacaaaaaaaatttattcatgaCACCACCTcttctttaaaaataaaatttaagccCCCTCATAATACCCCTGCTTTAGAACATCGGATCTTTTGTTTGGAATGCATCACTGATGACGGTAAACAATATCTGCTGTGGACCACAAATCTCGGCACCGGCGCGCACTAGCATAAGTGTAGGTAGTCTTTAATGtcagaaaacaaaagaaaatgtgCTCTTTCCACGCCTTTCAATTTAGGGAATTTTTGAACGGCCGagaattttcataaaataaaattcaaaaagtttTGAAACTATCATTTATGTTCAAATGTGCACCGACAAGTAGATAAGAGTTTGGTTTCAATTTCTACAGTGGCGCCGGCCCCAGAACCAAACTAAGAGGTGAAGTCAGTTCAACTCCGCACGTGTCGTTCAAGATATAAAACACGTCAAATAATTTTGATCCATGAAAGTGTAAAAGAATACCTATGTGGGACACGCGTAAGCCACTTACAAAGTGGAATGTCTTTTCTATGCCAGCTGGAACTTTCTTAACCCACGATTCCAACAATAAATATGAATGCATCGCCACTGCTTTTCTGTAGATGGTTGTGTGGTTACATTTAATTCTCAGAAGCTTTGTGTCATCTATTGTACCAGCATCAAACCTTTGTTTTTCTTGAAAATGGCGGAAAAAGGATTTGATGTTCAAGGATGGGCGGCCAGAGATCAATCTGGCGTTCTTTCGCCATTTAATTTTACTCGCAGGTAATGAATACTCTCGTTAGTTTTATAATGCGATCGGATTAAGGGAATTAAGGCTTTTGGGTTACCAAGGTTTAGTGTTCCTACTTCTTGTTATATTTCGGTagcattttttaaatttgatttggaTCCTGCATTTTCTTTAATTGAATATCTTAAGAGAATTCTCTATTTATCTGTGGCAACTGTTATTTGTTTGGAAAAAACACGGTCTACCAGCAGTGTcatattgattgaagttgtttctGGGGCTCCTTTCATctttattttggattttttttaaaatattaaaattgggTTTTATATAAAAGGTACAAATTTATCTGATTATTTTTAACTACTTTTTTAATAATGTTATTGTGGATTTGTCCACATGAGTTTTTGTGGGACTCCTTTCACCTTCATTTTAGTTTTTGAACATGAGTTTTTGTGGGATTCCTTTCACCTTCATTttagtttttttcaaaaatataaagattcagttttatataaaaatataaagatttatttaatcattttaaaaaaattataacaatatTTTTATTAAGACTGCATAATTTTTTTAAGACACTCGAAACCCTGAATAATAGATTAAAATAGATTTTCTTGAGCAATATTGAAAGGTTTTCTTACTTGTTCTTTCCCTTCAGTGTTCATTGAACCAGACACATGTAAAAaacaaaattattaatataatttcagtGGTTTCATCCGATCTATCTGAAACATTAAGCTTTAAAGCCTCCCCTAATTGACCTGCTGAATTCTAGTCTATTCTTAAGGAGTAGAATACAGTTGCAGATTGTCTAGTGAAATGGGATTCTATCAAATGTTGACTTTAAAAAGCTTCACCTCGTCCGGCTGAATTCTAGTCAATTCTTAGGGAGTGGAATGGAGTTGCAGATTGTCTAGTCAAATAGACTATTGATTAAACTCCGACATTGCCTCTATATTAGATAACTTAGTAGAGCATGACTGATGGTGTAAGCCTATGTATTATTTTTgagtttgaataaatttttacccttttaataaaaaaacaaagaaaatagatgaaagaatgttattttttaattatgacatttttaaattatttttgtgacGGCCTGATATGAGAACAGATATTTAGGTCTTCTAAAGTTTACCCTGTTTCAGATCCTAAACAGggcatttttttgttattttcctatAAACAATTGGTCTCTGTGGGCGTGGAGTAAACCAAATTGCATTCGCCTTTTCAGGAAGACTGGACCCAATGACGTAACATTCAAAGTTGCTTTCTGTGGCATCTGTCATTCCGATTTGCACCAGCTCCGCAACGATTGGCATAACACCCAATACCCAATTGTACCAGGGTAAACTCTTTTATCTATTCCCTGTTTTCTATTGTTTGCACTGTATGTGGCTGTAGATACAGAATATTAATGTTACTTGATCATCACAGGCATGAAATCGTTGGGACTGTGACTGAAGTGGGAACACAAGTGAAGAAATTTTCAGTGGGGGACCGTGTTGGAGTAGGATGCCTGGTGGGCAGCTGCCATAGCTGTGACAGCTGTGAAAAAGGGTTAGAGCAATACTGTGACAAAATTGTCTTCACCTACAATTCTATGGATGTGGATGGGTCTATCACTTATGGAGGCTACTCATCTTTAATGGTCTGTGACCAGAAGTAAGTTAATTTCCCGGAACTGATAAACTCATTATTAAGAACACAACTATAGGGTTTCAATTTATAATAATAGGgtaccttaaaaaataaaaaactctgtTAAAGTTGTGGGATTTATGATATGTGATCAGGTTTATAATTAAGGTGCCAGAAAGCCTGCCATTTGATGCGGCTGCCCCATTGTTATGCGCTGGAATAACTGTTTACAGCCCCATGAAGTACTTTAGAATGACAGAGAAGGGAAATCGTTTGGGCGTAGTGGGTCTTGGCGGTCTGGGTCACATGGCGGTTAAACTTGGCAAAGCCTTTGGCCTTCATGTGACCGTCATCAGTACATccccaaacaaggaaaaagaagCCAAAGAGGTATTGGGGGCTGATGATTTCCTTATCAGCAAAGATGCGAATCAGATGAGGGATGCAGCTAAATCGCTGGATTATATAATTGATACTGTATCTGCTGATCATCCCTTGCCGCCATTGCTCAATTTGCTCAAAGTCAATGGAAAGCTTGTTGTTGTTGGAATTCCTAGTAAACCTCTACAATTTCCTGCCACTAGTGTTATATTTGGTAAGTTATTTTTCTTATTGTCGCAAACTAGTATAATATTGTTATCAGGATTCAACCGTTGATAGCAATATCATTTAACAACTTCAAATCTGCATTGTATTTAATGTCTGATTTTATAATGGGTCTGCATGTTATGATCATTATTTTGAGGTTTCGTGTTATCCAGTTAAATTGAAATTTGTTTTATGGTGGTTGTTTTAGGACGGAGATTAGTTGCAGGGAGCTCTATTGGCGGAATTGAGGAAACGCAGGAGATGATGGATTTCTGTGCAGACCACAACATTTCATGCACCATAGAAAAGATATCTATTGATTATGTCAACACAGCAATCGAAAGGCTGGAGAAGGGAGATGTTAAATATCGATTTGTTATTGACAATTCTGAGAGTTCTAAAgtttaaaatcatcatagtaggaaaaaaaataaaaattaagtaatCGGGATTCAGTTTGATCGGATCTAAACAAGAGATACATAACGTCAAGTTTCTACCAATTCCAGATGAATTGGAAGATGAGTTAGATTAGTGTTGAGATTTAATTACAGAAACATTTAGATTAAAAACTTTAAAATTTGGAGAGAGAAATACA
The nucleotide sequence above comes from Cryptomeria japonica chromosome 11, Sugi_1.0, whole genome shotgun sequence. Encoded proteins:
- the LOC131076339 gene encoding mannitol dehydrogenase, which produces MHRHCFSVDGCVVTFNSQKLCVIYCTSIKPLFFLKMAEKGFDVQGWAARDQSGVLSPFNFTRRKTGPNDVTFKVAFCGICHSDLHQLRNDWHNTQYPIVPGHEIVGTVTEVGTQVKKFSVGDRVGVGCLVGSCHSCDSCEKGLEQYCDKIVFTYNSMDVDGSITYGGYSSLMVCDQKFIIKVPESLPFDAAAPLLCAGITVYSPMKYFRMTEKGNRLGVVGLGGLGHMAVKLGKAFGLHVTVISTSPNKEKEAKEVLGADDFLISKDANQMRDAAKSLDYIIDTVSADHPLPPLLNLLKVNGKLVVVGIPSKPLQFPATSVIFGRRLVAGSSIGGIEETQEMMDFCADHNISCTIEKISIDYVNTAIERLEKGDVKYRFVIDNSESSKV